In Fusarium verticillioides 7600 chromosome 4, whole genome shotgun sequence, the following proteins share a genomic window:
- a CDS encoding seryl-tRNA synthetase, with product MNRMIVKCRRCKHIPRIQAIKYYSSSYRPSIAAKPTLDIYQIRNNADLYTQNCLSRNCPELASNPSRIVKLMHYHQALQYAAKSLRERANALQKELVVLKAEGKNIDGALKQARETETKLLEVEEVEEDIMSKIEELALALPNFASKDTPKTEFEPICHVNADEKTIQIKDSKGKPIHHVEVGKQLGIFDYASADTTSGRGWYYLVGSGALLEQALVSYALTFATREGWTPVSPSSLVYSHISAACGAQSQDSSGEQQVYSIAQDEKDEPEMSLARSSDIALAAMKANTVISEDELPLRRVAASRCYRPEARPNTEGRYNVHEFTNVDLFAWTKPDEEEMEYFFDEIIDIQTDILGALGLTCRVLDMPVHKLSAREARRVSIEAFFPSRAVGDTPDEIHDAAWGEIASVSFCTDYQSRRLATRMSDAADGTLRFPWTVSATVLAVPRVVAALLEIGWDADEGIVWLPKVLHQFMGTDRIEGPKMK from the coding sequence ATGAATCGTATGATTGTGAAATGCCGGCGATGCAAGCACATACCTCGCATCCAAGCCATTAAATACTACTCCTCTTCCTACCGCCCCTCAATCGCCGCAAAGCCTACCCTCGACATATACCAGATCCGCAACAATGCAGATCTCTACACTCAAAACTGTCTCTCAAGAAACTGCCCCGAACTCGCCTCCAACCCATCCCGCATCGTCAAGCTCATGCACTACCACCAGGCTTTGCAGTACGCTGCGAAATCTTTACGCGAACGCGCAAATGCTTTACAGAAGGAGCTTGTAGTGCTCAAAGCAGAGGGGAAGAACATTGACGGAGCGCTCAAACAAGCGAGGGAGACTGAAacaaagcttcttgaagttgaagaagtagaggaggatatcatgaGCAAGATAGAAGAGTTGGCGCTGGCGTTGCCGAATTTTGCAAGTAAGGACACGCCGAAGACCGAGTTTGAGCCTATCTGCCATGTCAACGCCGACGAAAAGACTATTCAGATCAAGGACAGCAAGGGAAAGCCAATTCATCACGTTGAGGTCGGAAAACAGCTTGGCATTTTCGACTATGCTTCTGCTGACACCACTTCCGGCAGGGGATGGTATTACCTCGTCGGCTCCGGCGCCCTCTTAGAACAGGCACTCGTCTCCTACGCTCTCACCTTTGCAACTCGCGAAGGCTGGACTCCCGTCTCGCCTTCGTCTCTAGTCTACTCGCACATCTCCGCCGCTTGCGGGGCTCAATCTCAGGATAGTAGCGGTGAGCAACAAGTGTACAGCATTGCgcaggatgagaaggatgagccAGAGATGagtctggcaagatcaagcgATATTGCACTGGCTGCAATGAAGGCAAACACAGTAATCTCGGAGGACGAGTTGCCGCTCAGAAGGGTCGCTGCTTCAAGATGTTATAGGCCTGAGGCTAGGCCCAACACGGAGGGACGGTATAACGTGCATGAGTTCACCAACGTGGATTTATTTGCCTGGACGAAGccagacgaggaagagatggaatACTTCTTTGACGAAATCATCGACATCCAAACTGATATCCTCGGCGCCCTCGGTCTCACATGCCGTGTCCTCGACATGCCAGTCCACAAGCTCAGCGCCAGAGAAGCCCGTAGAGTCTCCATCGAAGCTTTCTTCCCTTCTCGCGCTGTGGGTGACACACCGGATGAGATCCACGACGCTGCCTGGGGAGAAATTGCCTCTGTGAGTTTCTGTACGGACTACCAGAGTCGACGGTTAGCGACGAGGATGAGCGACGCGGCAGATGGGACATTGAGGTTCCCGTGGACGGTGAGTGCGACGGTGCTGGCGGTGCCTAGGGTTGTGGCGGCGTTGTTGGAAATTGGGTGGGATGCAGATGAGGGGATTGTGTGGCTGCCCAAGGTGTTGCATCAGTTTATGGGTACAGATCGGATTGAGGGCCCCAAGATGAAGTGA
- a CDS encoding copper amine oxidase 1 produces MAAPHPLSALTVRETNLARDIVKASHPGSLLFFRQSYLFEPPKEEVLRFLELEHSGALTAASPRPDRCAQVFYDVIGGDQKSVYYESVVDVTKRSIVAQEIISEEHQASLTTAEFDIVVESCKRSKMFQDKLKEIKLPEGFETVIEPWPYGAPDLEDGNTRYFQALVFARDARKGQDSNFYAYPMPLIPVMDAATKEIIRIDEPATGGKDDSLTGKTYATGAIDHCQSAEYVPELLENGTRKDLKPLMVVQPQGPSFSITEGNLIQWQKWRMRVTFNPREGAVIHDIRYDGRPVLYRLSISDMTVPYADPRPPYHRKQAFDFGDGGLGHCVNNLTLGCDCLGVIKYFDGVLTDADGSAQETKNVICLHEQDNGIGWKHTDWRTGRAVVTRRRELVIQFIITLANYEYVFNYKFDQAAGIHVFCVRIDPSIDGHENTVVQEESLPLRMDKRTNPNGNMYEVRQTQITTSQGIDAAPFSNRVFKVQNLNKLNRVSGKPVGYKITPPPTQLLLADPNSTQAKRALFAKKHFWVTKYKDHEFFAGGRYTLLSKSEIGGVSDAADRCDDVLNQDVVCWSVFGLTHNPRVEDWPVMPVEMLQLHISPSDFFTGNPALDVPSDKDVASRLTSGCCKEEGPKL; encoded by the exons atggctgcacCACATCCTCTGTCTGCACTCACGGTGCGTGAGACTAACCTTGCTCGTGATATTGTCAAGGCGTCTCACCCCGGTTCACTGCTGTTCTTCAGACAGTCGTACCTGTTTGAGCCGCCTAAGGAAGAAGTCCTGAGatttcttgagcttgaacaCTCTGGGGCTCTTACTGCTGCTTCGCCGAGACCTGATCGCTGCGCGCAGGTTTTCTACGATGTCATTGGTGGAGACCAGAAGTCGGTTTACTATGAGTCTGTGGTTGATGTTACGAAGCGGAGTATCGTTGCGCAGGAGATTATCAGCGAGGAGCACCAGGCCAGTCTGACTAC TGCTGAGTTTGATATCGTCGTTGAGTCTTGCAAGAGATCAAAGATGTTTCAGGATAAACTCAAGGAGATTAAGCTCCCCGAGGGATTCGAAACAGTCATTGAGCCCTGGCCCTACGGTGCACCAGATCTAGAAGATGGCAACACTCGCTACTTCCAGGCACTCGTCTTTGCGCGTGATGCTCGCAAGGGTCAAGACTCCAACTTTTACGCTTATCCCATGCCTTTGATCCCCGTCATGGACGCAGCTACCAAGGAGATCATCCGCATTGATGAGCCAGCTACAGGTGGCAAGGATGATAGCCTTACTGGCAAGACTTATGCTACTGGAGCTATTGATCATTGCCAGAGCGCAGAGTACGTCCCTGAGCTTTTGGAGAATGGGACGAGGAAGGATTTGAAGCCCTTGATGGTTGTGCAGCCCCAAGGACCGAGTTTCTCGATTACAGAGGGGAACTTGATTCAGTGGCAGAAGTGGAGAATGAGGGTTACGTTTAATCCTCGTGAGGGAGCTGTCATCCATGATATTCGCTATGACGGACGTCCTGTTCTTTACAGATTGAGCATCAGCGATATG ACTGTTCCCTATGCTGATCCTCGTCCACCTTACCACCGCAAGCAAGCCTTTGACTTTGGCGACGGGGGTCTCGGCCACTGCGTCAATAACCTCACTCTCGGCTGCGATTGTCTCGGCGTGATCAAG TACTTCGACGGTGTCCTCACAGACGCAGATGGTTCTGCGCAGGAAACCAAGAACGTCATCTGTCTGCACGAGCAAGACAACGGCATCGGCTGGAAACACACCGACTGGCGAACCGGTCGCGCAGTCGTGACCCGCCGCCGCGAACTCGTCATCcaattcatcatcaccctcgcTAACTACGAGTACGTCTTCAACTACAAGTTCGACCAAGCAGCCGGGATC CATGTTTTCTGCGTGCGCATCGACCCTTCTATCGACGGTCATGAGAACACCGTTGTGCAGGAGGAGAGTCTGCCTTTGAGAATGGACAAGAGGACGAATCCTAATGGGAACATGTATGAAGTGCGTCAGACGCAGATCACCACTTCTCAGGGCATTGATGCTGCGCCGTTTAGCAACAGGGTCTTCAAAGTGCAGAACCTGAACAAACTAAACCGTGTGTCGGGTAAACCGGTTGGGTACAAGAtcacaccaccaccaacacaactcctcctcgccgaTCCCAACAGCACACAAGCCAAGCGCGCGCTATTCGCAAAGAAGCACTTCTGGGTTACCAAGTACAAGGACCACGAGTTCTTTGCGGGCGGACGGTACACGCTGCTTAGCAAGAGTGAGATCGGGGGTGTGAGCGATGCAGCTGATCGGTGCGATGATGTGCTGAATCAGGATGTTGTGTGCTGGAGTGTGTTTGGACTCACGCATAATCCTAGGGTGGAGGATTGGCCGGTCATGCCGGTTGAGATGCTGCAGTTGCATATTTCGCCTTCGGATTTCTTTACGGGGAATCCGGCGCTCGATGTACCGTCTGATAAGGATGTTGCGTCGAGGTTGACAAGTGGGTGCTGTAAGGAGGAGGGACCTAAGCTGTGA
- a CDS encoding aldehyde dehydrogenase (NAD+), which produces MAELTITGAAGRKITLPTGLFIDNTFTPAEANKTITIENPTTASPIGSVSAAQTSDVDRAVLSSRKASATWKTTPPQQRRRLLNKLADLIERDVEVFASIEAVDAGMLYNMSLGMSVPQAAETCRYFAGWADKLDGQSIDYESGLAYTKREPIGVCAAVVPWNTPLMITSWKLAPALAAGNTLIIKTPELAPLYGQKLGQLIVEAGFPPGVVNILCGLGTVAGQALADHHEVRKLSFTGSVGVGRTILASAAKSNLKRVTLELGGKGPSIIFSDADWENALMWSTAGITTHNGQICAAGSRIYVQEDVYDRFVEEFSKRTRDAVMGDPLLQETMKGPVISSTQKERIMGFIAKANSEGTQVLHGGSQSHDSKGHFVPNTAYVNVSPSASIIREEVFGPVASIAKFKTEQEVIDLANDNVYGLAASVFTNDISKAIRVSDKIECGLVCVNSWGSVNANTPFGGIKQSGFGRENGEDALHDWTQVKCVKVNVFKL; this is translated from the exons ATGGCGGAACTCACCATTACCGGCGCAGCTGGTCGCAAGATCACAC TCCCCACcggcctcttcatcgacaacaCCTTCACCCCTGCAGAAGCCAACAaaaccatcaccatcgaaaATCCCACCACTGCCTCCCCCATCGGCTCCGTCTCCGCCGCCCAGACCTCCGACGTCGACCGCGCTGTGCTGTCTTCGCGCAAGGCTTCAGCGACGTGGAAGACTACACCTCCCCAGCAACGACGCCGTCTGCTGAATAAGCTCGCTGATCTTATTGAGCGCGATGTCGAGGTCTTTGCGTCAATTGAGGCTGTCGATGCGGGGATGTTGTACAACATGTCTTTGGGGATGAGTgttcctcaagctgctgagaCGTGTAGATATTTTGCGGGCTGGGCGGACAAACTTGATGGGCAGAGCATTGACTACGAGAGTGGTCTTGCGTATACTAAGAGAGAGCCAATTGGTGTCTGTGCGGCTGTTGTACCGTGGAACACTCCTCT CATGATCACCTCTTGGAAGCTAGCCCCCGCCCTCGCAGCCGGCaacaccctcatcatcaaaaccCCCGAGCTAGCCCCCCTCTACGGTCAAAAACTCGGCCAACTCATCGTCGAAGCCGGCTTCCCCCCCGGCGTAGTCAACATCCTCTGCGGTCTCGGTACCGTCGCAGGCCAAGCGCTCGCCGACCACCACGAAGTCCGCAAGCTCTCCTTCACCGGCAGCGTCGGCGTCGGGCGCACCATCCTTGCCAGCGCAGCAAAGTCGAACCTCAAGCGCGTGACGCTCGAGCTCGGCGGAAAAGGACCCAGTATTATCTTCTCTGATGCCGACTGGGAGAATGCGCTTATGTGGTCGACTGCGGGGATCACGACGCATAATGGACAGATCTGCGCGGCGGGGAGTAGGATTTACGTGCAGGAGGATGTTTATGATAGGTTCGTAGAGGAGTTTTcgaagaggacgagggaTGCTGTTATGGGTGATCCGTTGTTGCAGGAGACGATGAAGGGGCCTGTTATTAGCTCGACACAAAAGGAGAGGATCATGGGATTCATTGCGAAGGCCAACTCAGAGGGAACACAAGTCCTCCACGGTGGATCTCAGTCACACGACTCAAAGGGACACTTTGTTCCCAACACAGCATACGTCAATGTTTCACCATCAGCCAGCATCATCCGCGAAGAAGTCTTCGGCCCAGTCGCCAGcattgccaagttcaagacaGAGCAAGAAGTCATCGATCTTGCAAACGACAACGTCTACGGCCTAGCTGCTTCAGTGTTTACAAATGACATCAGCAAGGCGATCCGCGTGTCGGATAAGATTGAGTGTGGATTGGTCTGTGTTAATTCCTGGGGAAGCGTTAATGCGAATACGCCGTTTGGCGGGATTAAGCAGAGTGGGTTTGGGCGGGAGAACGGTGAGGATGCGCTGCATG